From the genome of Cloacibacillus sp. An23:
CCTGCGCTCCTCAGGGATATAAAGCAGGCTGAGCCGCCCCGCGCCGTCCCCGTTCACGACACCCAGGTCGCGCGTCTGATCGACTACGGCGGCGAGAAGGAAGGACTGCGACGTCACGAGCTCGACCCAAGCATAATTTTCGCCGGCGCGAGCCACTCGACCGACGAAATATCCGTCGGAGGTTACGGCGGCGTTTTCGGCGACGCCGTCTCGCGTCCCTTTGTCGATGCGGAACTCCTGCCACCAGTCCTGCGGATAGCGCAGCGTGACTACGGCGCGCACGTAAGACTCGCGCGGCTTGACAGGCGCGGCTCCCGCGCGCTGCAGCGCCTCGGCCAGCGCCTGGCGCTCGAGCTCGAGCCGTTCGACGCGCTCGTTGAGCGTAGCGCGCTCAAGCACCCAGTTGCTGCTGAGCTTCACGATGTTGCGGATGTATAGCGCAGGCTTCTCGGGGTATGCGAGAGCGGTGTTCACACACTCGACAGCGGCGTATTTCAGCGCAGGCGCGTAAAGCATGACGAGCAGCACGGCGGCTCCCGCGACGACGGATATGACCCCGCCGAACCACGGACGCGCCTCTCTACCGATAAAGCGCATTCCGGCCCGTTACGCGCCAGGCTTGTTGTCGAGAGTTATGGAGACCTCGCTCGGCTTCCTCGGCGTCTCGAGTATCTTGCCGAGGCCGAGCGCGACGGAATAGAGAGGCTGCTCCGCGATGTGTATAGGGACGTTCAGCGCATCGGCGAAGCGTATGTTGAGGCCGCGCAGGTTCGCCGTTCCGCCGGAGAGCACGATGCCCTGGTCCACGATGTCGCGCACAAGTTCAGGCGGCGTGCGCTCGAGCGTCGTGCGTATCGTGTCCTCTATCTGGACGATGACGGGCTCTATCGCATCGCGCACCTCCTCGGAGGTTATCGTGACGACTTTCGGCAGCCCGTCTACGAGGTCGCGCCCCTTTACGTCCATGCGCAGCTCCTGCTCGAGCGGGATTACGGAGCCTATCGCTATCTTTATCTCCTCGGCCGTGCTTTCGCCGATGGCGAGCGTATAGTTCTGACGAAGAAGAGAGACTATCGCCTCGTCGAGAGCCTCGCCCGCGACGCGCAGCGACTGGTTGATGACGATGCCGCCGAGCGACATGACGGCGACTTCGCAGGTGCCGCCGCCCATATTGACGACCATATTGCCCTGCGCCTCGTTGATGGGCAGTCCTATGCCTACGGCGGCGGCGAGCGGCTCCTCTACGACGAAGGCCTCCTTGGCTCCCGCCGCGAGCGTCACCTCTACAACGGCGCGCTTCTCGACCTCTGTCACGCTCGCGGGCACGCAGACCGCGACGCGCGGGTGCGAAAATACGCCGCCGGACGCGCCGGCGCGCGACATATAATGGCGTATCATGTGGCGCGTCATCTCGAAATCGGCTATGACCCCGTGCGAAAGCGGACGCAGCGTGCTGATGCCGACCGGCGTGCGCCCTATCATCTTCTTCGCCGCGGCGCCGAATGCTATTATCTCCTTCTGCCCTTTGCGGTTGAGGTTCCGCACCGCGATGACCGAGGGCTCGTCTATCGTGACGCCCTTTGATTTGACGTAGATGACCGTGTTCACTGTCCCTATGTCTATCCCTATCTCGTGGTTGAAAATGTTCGGTTTGAATTTAAACAAAAAAAGCTCCCCGCTTTCCGTCCATCTCGTTATTCGCCGTACGGCTCAGAGCCGTCCGCCGCGCCGACCGGGAAAAGCTCTCCGCCCGCCGCTATATAGTGGCGCTTAAGCTTTATGCCGAGCACGCCCAGCGCCTTTCTGACATGTTCCGTCAGCCTTTTGTCGTCGCGGCTCGCTAATCGGGAGCCGTCGGGGTGGTTGTGTACCAGCACGACGCCGTATGCTCCGGCGCGAACCGCGCGGCGAAAGAACACCGGAAGGTCGAGATAAGCCCCGGCCATCCCGCCGTAAGAAAGCTCCGCCTCGTCTATAAGGCCGTCGCGCGCGTCGAGGAAGAGCGCGTATATCGTCTCGCGCTCGGAGTACTTCGTCTCAAGGGCTATCGACAGCAGGCGGTTCTTCCATTCCTTTTTCTCGCCGGCGCCGGCGACCGCGAGCCTTTTCCCGAGCTCGAGCGACGCCGCGAGCGCCGCCGCTTTCGCGTCTTTCAGCCCCTTTTCGCGCATCAGCTCGCCGACCGTGGCGCGCGCGAGCCCTTCAAGGCCGCCCATGCGCGACAGCAGCCCGTGCGATAGAGCCATCACGTCCTCGCCGTGCCTGCCTGTGCGCAGTATCACCGCGAGCAGCTCGGCGACGGAGAGGCTCTCCGGCCCGAACCGGAGCAGCTTCTCACGCGGACGCTCGTCGCTGTGCAGGCTGGCGAAGTCCATACGGTTCCTGTTCTATCTGGGCCAGAAGGGGTTGTGGGCCCTCTCCGCCCCTATCGTGGTCTCGGGCCCGTGTCCGGGGAACACCCTCATGCAGTCGGGAAGCCCTTCGAATTTTTTCAGCGACTCGAGAAGCGCGGCTTCATCGCCTCCGGGAAGGTCGCTCCTGCCTATCGAGCGCGCGAACAGCGTGTCGCCGGAGAGCATGATCTTCTCGTCCCCGTCGCTCACGATGACCGATATGCCGCCTGGCGTGTGTCCGGGCGTGTGTATCACGTCGAGAGTCATCTTTCCGACCGTAAGCTTGTCGCCGTCGTGCAGAAGCATGTCCGGCTTATTCACTGATATGAGCTCTCCCATCATAGTGGAAAGGTTCTTCGACGGGTCCTCGAGGCAGCCGGCGTCGTCCTCGTGTATCGCGACGCCGCGCGCCGCCATGCCGCGGAGGTATTCGACTCCGGCTATATGGTCGTTGTGCCCGTGCGTAAGCAGAACCATGTCGAGCTTTATACCGTGCGCGCTGACGAAGTCGACGACCTCCTGCGCAGGGCCGCCCGGATCGACGGCGAATCCGTTGCCGTCGTCGTCCCATATAAGGTAGCAGTTCGTCCACAGCGTCCCGAGCGGGAATCTTTTGATGTTCATTGCCTTCACTCCTTGGTGTCTATCATAAGGGTCACTGGGCCGTCGTTATGGATGTCCACAGCCATGTAGGCCTGGAATTTTCCGTGCGCGGTCCGCACTCCCTCTTTTTCTACAGCCGATATAAATTTCTCATACATTTCGTTCGCAAACTCCGGCGGCGCGGCCTTGGCCCACGAAGGACGCCGTCCTTTCCGGCAGTCGCCGCAAAGCGTGAACTGCGAAACTATCAGCGCCTCGCCTCCGACGTCCTTAAGCGAAAGATTCATCTTCCCGGCCTCGTCGTCGAAGACGCGGAGATTTACGATTTTTTCCGCTAGCCAGTCTATGTCCTTCTGCGTATCATCCGGGACGACGCCGAGCAGAACTGTTATTCCCTTGCCTATTTCTCCGATCGTTTCGCCGCCGACGGATACCGACGACGAAGTTACGCGCTGAATCAGCGCCTTCATTCCTCTACCCCCTGGTAACCTCTAGTATTCCGGATATATTGTTCAGCTTCGCGATGATGCGGTACAGATGCTCCAGGTCCTTCACCTGAAGGTCCGCGACGACGCGCGTGCGCGTGTTGTTCACGAGGCTGGCCTTGACGTTCGTGATGAGGCCGTCCATCACGGTGACGGCCTGGACGATGTCCGCGAGCAGCGACGGCTTGTCCGCGCCCTCTATCTTGAGCCGCGCCGTATAGCGCGTGTTCTTAGGCATACCCCATGAGACTGATACCCTTTTCCCCGGGTCGCTCTTTTCCAGGTTCGCGCAGTCTTTTCTGTGTACGGAAATGCCGTGGCTCTGCGTTACGACGCCCGTTATCGCGTCGCCAGGAATAGGGCGGCAGCACTGCGCGAGAGTGACTAGAACACCCTGCGCGCCGTCCACGACGATTTCGGAGTCCGCCTCCTTGCGCTGCTGCGGCTGCGCGGCGGCGGGCTGTTCCAGAGGCTGGGCCTTCGGCGTCTCGGGCGTCACGCGCCCAAGTATGCTCGACGGAGAGTGGCTGCCGCTGCCGACCGCTATCACGAGCTCGTCCAGGCTTGCGTATCCAAGTTCGCGCGCTATGTGGGCGAGCTGCGGCGTTATAGGCTCGAGAGGGTTCTCGACCCCGGGACTCCGGCGCGCGGCCTCCTTTTCCAGAAGCTCGCGGCCGCGCTTGGATTTTTCCTCGCGTTCCTGACGCTCTTGCTGGCGGAACCACGATTTGATCTTCGCGCGCGTGCGGCTCGACTTCGCTATCTTCAGCCAGTCGCGCGAAGGTTTGCCCTGCGGCGACGTCAATATGCGGACGATGTCGCCGTTCTGGAGCTCCTGATCCATAGGCGCTATGCGCCCGTTTATCATAGTGCCGACGCACTTATGCCCTATCTCCGTGTGTATCGCGTAGGCGAAGTCTATCGAGGTGGAGCCGTTCGGCACCGAGACGACCTTGCCTTTAGGCGTAAAGACGAATACGTCGCTCGAGAGCACGTCTGTCTTGAGGTTGTCCATGAACTGCGCGCCGCTCGGCGTCTCCGCGTCGCTGTCGCGTCCCTCGGCGGAGGTCTCGAGCGCCTTGCGTATCCACGTGAGCCCCTTGTCCAGGTTGTCGACCTTCTGCCCGCCCTCCTTGTAGTTCCAGTGGGCGGCGATGCCGTACTCGGCGAGGAAGTGCATCTCTTTCGTCCTTATCTGCACTTCGAGCGGATCTCCGTTCGGGCCGACTACCGTCGTATGCAGCGACTGGTACATATTGCTCTTAGGGTTGGCTATATAGTCGTCGAAAAGGCCAGGAATCGGCTTCCATATCGTATGAACCAGGCCGAGCACCTGATAGCATTCGCCGACGGTCTTGACTATGACTCGCAGCGCGAGAAGGTCGTAGAGCTGTTCGAGCGAAAGGTTCTTGCGCCGCATTTTCTCGTAAATGCTGTAGAAATGCTTCGGGCGGCCCTTTATCGAGGCCTCGATGCCTTCCTCCTTGAGCTTGTTGGAGAGGATGTCCATGGCCTCTTTTATTATCATCTCGCGCTCGGGCAGCTTTTTGCGCACGCGGCGCTTGATGTCGTAATACATTTCCGGGTCGAGTATTCTGAAAGAGAGATCCTCGAGCTCGCGCTTTACCTGATATATGCCGAGGCGGTGCGCGAGCGGCGCGTATATTTCCAGCGTCTCGCGCGCTATCGAAAGCTGCTTTTCGCGGCGGTGTGAAGATATCGTACGCATATTGTGAAGGCGGTCCGCGAGCTTGATGAGCACGACGCGGATGTCCTTCGCCATTACGACGAACATCTTGCGCAGGTTTTCGGCCTGGTATTCCTCGACGGATTTGAACTGGAGCTTGCCGAGCTTCGTGACGCCGTCTACGAGCGTTACGACGTCCTCGCCGAAACGCTCCTTTAGCTGCTCTCCGGTGACGCTCGTATCCTCAAGCACGTCGTGGAGAAGCGCCGCGACTATCGTCTCGCAGTCCATCTCCATGCCGGCGAGTATCGAAGCGACGCTGACTGTGTGTATTATGTAGGGCTCGCCAGTGTAGCGGCGTTGGCTGCCGTGGGCCTCGGAGGAAAATACGAAGGTCTCGCCTATCGTTTTCATGTCCTCCTTAGGCAGGTAGAGCGACGCCTTGCTCCACAGGTCCTGCCACGCTAGGCGCAGCGAGGCGACGCGCTGATCTTCGGGGATGCGTCCCCAGTAGCCTTCCATCAGCGCGCGGTTTTCCCTTTCGCCTATTGAGAAGCCGCGCGTTCCGCCTATTTCAGAAAGATGAGCCGACCTTACGTTGACGGCGCCGGTTTTCTTTTCTTCGCCCACTGCCGACCGCCCTCTTTCAATCAGTCTTCGCGTCCCGCGCTACCATTTTTTCAAGAACGAACTGGAGCGACGTTACGTTGCGCCACGTGTCGAGCCTCGGCTTATACACCCATCCGTCGAGCCAGCCGCAGCCGCCGCTGAACATATCTGCGGCGCCGAAGGCCAGCAGCGACACTGGGCCGAGCGAAACCTTGACGTGCTTTCCGCCTTTGCCGAGCGGCGCGAGAGTCATTTTTCCGTTATATGGCGCGTAGAGGGTCGGCGACGGGTTGTCCATGCCGAAAGGGCCCAGCGCCGACGCTTCCGCCCACGTCTTCATGTCGAGGTTGGCGGGGTTCCAATAGAGAAGTTCTTCCTTCTCTCCGACGACCTTGACGCGCGAGAGTATCTCTTCCATTTTTTCGCGCACCTCGCGCCAGTTTTCCATCTTGACGCTGAAGCCGGCGGCGAGGCGGTGTCCGCCCCATGTGTTGAGGAGCGGTGCAAGCTGCTTCAGCACGCCGACGGCGTCGCCGCCCGCGGGCATACGCAGCGTGCCGCGCATGATGCTGTCTCCGACGGATGCGGCGAGCGCCACAGGAGCGTTTCTGTCGCCGCATATCCGGCTCGCCACGCTGCTCAGCACGCCTACCGACCAGCCGTCGTTTGTCAGGACGTACTTGAATCCTTCGCCGGCGAGACCGTCAACTTCTTCGAGTATCTTTGTTGAGAGTTCGCGGCGTTTTCTGTTCAGCGCTATGAGCTTGCCTACCTTTCCGGCCAAATCATTGCCTGGGAACAAAACCTCTACCGCGAGGTCGGCCAGATAAAGTCTTCCTGCCGCGTTAAGGCACGGTATAACACGCATGGCGAGGTCTTCCGTGTCGATGGAAGAAGCTGAGATGCCGAGCTGCTCCATCAGCAGGCCCAGTCCGGGACGAGCCTTGGAACGGATCGATTTTATGCCCTCGCGCACCAGCGCGCGGTTGAGGGAAGAGGACAGAGAAACGCAGTCGGCGATCGTCGCGAGCGCCACGACGTCGAGAAGTTTCATAAGCTGGCGGCGCGGCATAAGCTCGTTCTGCCATATCCAGCACCACAGCACCGCGGTCGCACACAGCCGCTTCGCATCGGCGTCGCCGCATATCTGCGGGTTGACGAGAGTGTCGCTCTCGGCTCGTTTTCCCTCGACCAGATGGTGGTCGAATATGACTACCGGAATGCCGTTCTTTTTTAATATTTCTACGGATTCGACGTCCTGAGTGCCGCAGTCCACGACTATGACAAGGTCGCACTTGCGCTTCGCGATGATCTGCGCCACGTCTTTGTGCAGTCCGTACCCCTGGTTGAAGCGGTGCGGTATAAAATACCGCACGTGCGCCCCGCGGGACAGTGCCAATTCCATAGCGATGGCGGTGGCAGATATTCCGTCGACGTCGTAGTCTCCGTAGACAACAACGTTTGAGGAAGCGCCGAGACTGCGCACAAGCGCGGCGGCGTTCGCATTGTCCGCGCCGAGGTCGAGCTTTTCAAGCAGCATCGGCAGGTAGGGCGAGAGCCAGTTCTCCACCTCTTTAGGCATGACGTCCGCCGTGAGGCCGCGCATCTCGAGCAGAGAAGCCTGGAACGGCGAGCAGTTGAACTTGGCGGCTATCTGTGCCGACACCTCGGTCTGCTTGTGTATGTTGAGAGAATCTTTAGCGCAGCGTACTACCAACGCTATTCCGCCGTTTCGCTGCGTTGTTCAGCGCTCTTCTGCTCCTGAGCGGCCGCATCCGACTTTGCCGTCACGGAGTCGAGTATAGCCTTCTTTTCCTGCTCGAGCGCGGCTATCTTGCCTTCCTTTTCCTTCATCTGCTTCTTCAGCTTAGAGCGCACTTCGAACACGGAGAAGAGAGAGAAAAACCACATGACGGCGGCTCCGAGAGAGAAGAGCGCCACTTCCCATACCCCCTGCGGAAGCGTCCACTGCCAGATGATGAACTTTACATTGACGTCGCCGATATTCTGAAAGGCGAACAGCGCAGACAGAAACATAGTAAGCACAATCGCAAGCACGTAACTTTTCAACGGCAATCCCTCCTGCGGCGCGGGCACAAAACCTCACGCGCCCCATCTTCATATACAGCACATATAATAGCATAATTAAAAAAAAATCTCTCCCACATAAGGCTGCGGGAGAGATTTTCTATGTTTTCGGAGCGTTTTCTAATATTTGGGCGAACGGAGATACCAAGTTACCAGCAGTCCGCCAGCGATGCAGATGGAGCTGTAGGTACCGGCGAGTATGCCTATGAGGAAGGCGAACGCGAAGTTGCTGATGACCTCGCCGCCCCAAATATACATGGCGATGATAGGAAGCAGGGTCGTCAGCGACGTGTTGACGGTACGTGAGAGCGTCTGGTTGATGGAGCGGTTCACGAGCACGTCGATGCCCACGGAGCGCACGCTGCTCCAGTTTTCTCTGACGCGGTCGAGGACGACTATCGAGTCGTTCAGCGAGTAGCCCGCGATGGTCAGAATCGCCGCGATGAAGGTCACGGAGACTTCCTTTCCGGTGAGGCTGTAAGCGCCGAGCATGATTATTACGTCGTGCATCAGCGCCGCGACCGCAACGGCTCCGAAGCGGAAACGGAAGCGGTACGCCATGTAGACGAGTATCGCAGCGAGAGCGAGCGTCAGGGAGTAAACGGCCTGCATACGCAGCTCTCCGCCG
Proteins encoded in this window:
- the mreC gene encoding rod shape-determining protein MreC encodes the protein MRFIGREARPWFGGVISVVAGAAVLLVMLYAPALKYAAVECVNTALAYPEKPALYIRNIVKLSSNWVLERATLNERVERLELERQALAEALQRAGAAPVKPRESYVRAVVTLRYPQDWWQEFRIDKGTRDGVAENAAVTSDGYFVGRVARAGENYAWVELVTSQSFLLAAVVDQTRDLGVVNGDGAGRLSLLYIPEERRLERGMTVSTSLMNDLIPPGLPIGTIIGAGRDKEGYLEIRLSAGAHLTQLYNVEVFSVKGAAAK
- a CDS encoding rod shape-determining protein yields the protein MFKFKPNIFNHEIGIDIGTVNTVIYVKSKGVTIDEPSVIAVRNLNRKGQKEIIAFGAAAKKMIGRTPVGISTLRPLSHGVIADFEMTRHMIRHYMSRAGASGGVFSHPRVAVCVPASVTEVEKRAVVEVTLAAGAKEAFVVEEPLAAAVGIGLPINEAQGNMVVNMGGGTCEVAVMSLGGIVINQSLRVAGEALDEAIVSLLRQNYTLAIGESTAEEIKIAIGSVIPLEQELRMDVKGRDLVDGLPKVVTITSEEVRDAIEPVIVQIEDTIRTTLERTPPELVRDIVDQGIVLSGGTANLRGLNIRFADALNVPIHIAEQPLYSVALGLGKILETPRKPSEVSITLDNKPGA
- a CDS encoding UPF0758 domain-containing protein; this translates as MDFASLHSDERPREKLLRFGPESLSVAELLAVILRTGRHGEDVMALSHGLLSRMGGLEGLARATVGELMREKGLKDAKAAALAASLELGKRLAVAGAGEKKEWKNRLLSIALETKYSERETIYALFLDARDGLIDEAELSYGGMAGAYLDLPVFFRRAVRAGAYGVVLVHNHPDGSRLASRDDKRLTEHVRKALGVLGIKLKRHYIAAGGELFPVGAADGSEPYGE
- a CDS encoding MBL fold metallo-hydrolase, which encodes MNIKRFPLGTLWTNCYLIWDDDGNGFAVDPGGPAQEVVDFVSAHGIKLDMVLLTHGHNDHIAGVEYLRGMAARGVAIHEDDAGCLEDPSKNLSTMMGELISVNKPDMLLHDGDKLTVGKMTLDVIHTPGHTPGGISVIVSDGDEKIMLSGDTLFARSIGRSDLPGGDEAALLESLKKFEGLPDCMRVFPGHGPETTIGAERAHNPFWPR
- the dtd gene encoding D-aminoacyl-tRNA deacylase gives rise to the protein MKALIQRVTSSSVSVGGETIGEIGKGITVLLGVVPDDTQKDIDWLAEKIVNLRVFDDEAGKMNLSLKDVGGEALIVSQFTLCGDCRKGRRPSWAKAAPPEFANEMYEKFISAVEKEGVRTAHGKFQAYMAVDIHNDGPVTLMIDTKE
- a CDS encoding bifunctional (p)ppGpp synthetase/guanosine-3',5'-bis(diphosphate) 3'-pyrophosphohydrolase, yielding MEGYWGRIPEDQRVASLRLAWQDLWSKASLYLPKEDMKTIGETFVFSSEAHGSQRRYTGEPYIIHTVSVASILAGMEMDCETIVAALLHDVLEDTSVTGEQLKERFGEDVVTLVDGVTKLGKLQFKSVEEYQAENLRKMFVVMAKDIRVVLIKLADRLHNMRTISSHRREKQLSIARETLEIYAPLAHRLGIYQVKRELEDLSFRILDPEMYYDIKRRVRKKLPEREMIIKEAMDILSNKLKEEGIEASIKGRPKHFYSIYEKMRRKNLSLEQLYDLLALRVIVKTVGECYQVLGLVHTIWKPIPGLFDDYIANPKSNMYQSLHTTVVGPNGDPLEVQIRTKEMHFLAEYGIAAHWNYKEGGQKVDNLDKGLTWIRKALETSAEGRDSDAETPSGAQFMDNLKTDVLSSDVFVFTPKGKVVSVPNGSTSIDFAYAIHTEIGHKCVGTMINGRIAPMDQELQNGDIVRILTSPQGKPSRDWLKIAKSSRTRAKIKSWFRQQERQEREEKSKRGRELLEKEAARRSPGVENPLEPITPQLAHIARELGYASLDELVIAVGSGSHSPSSILGRVTPETPKAQPLEQPAAAQPQQRKEADSEIVVDGAQGVLVTLAQCCRPIPGDAITGVVTQSHGISVHRKDCANLEKSDPGKRVSVSWGMPKNTRYTARLKIEGADKPSLLADIVQAVTVMDGLITNVKASLVNNTRTRVVADLQVKDLEHLYRIIAKLNNISGILEVTRG
- a CDS encoding DHH family phosphoesterase; amino-acid sequence: MVVRCAKDSLNIHKQTEVSAQIAAKFNCSPFQASLLEMRGLTADVMPKEVENWLSPYLPMLLEKLDLGADNANAAALVRSLGASSNVVVYGDYDVDGISATAIAMELALSRGAHVRYFIPHRFNQGYGLHKDVAQIIAKRKCDLVIVVDCGTQDVESVEILKKNGIPVVIFDHHLVEGKRAESDTLVNPQICGDADAKRLCATAVLWCWIWQNELMPRRQLMKLLDVVALATIADCVSLSSSLNRALVREGIKSIRSKARPGLGLLMEQLGISASSIDTEDLAMRVIPCLNAAGRLYLADLAVEVLFPGNDLAGKVGKLIALNRKRRELSTKILEEVDGLAGEGFKYVLTNDGWSVGVLSSVASRICGDRNAPVALAASVGDSIMRGTLRMPAGGDAVGVLKQLAPLLNTWGGHRLAAGFSVKMENWREVREKMEEILSRVKVVGEKEELLYWNPANLDMKTWAEASALGPFGMDNPSPTLYAPYNGKMTLAPLGKGGKHVKVSLGPVSLLAFGAADMFSGGCGWLDGWVYKPRLDTWRNVTSLQFVLEKMVARDAKTD
- a CDS encoding LapA family protein, encoding MKSYVLAIVLTMFLSALFAFQNIGDVNVKFIIWQWTLPQGVWEVALFSLGAAVMWFFSLFSVFEVRSKLKKQMKEKEGKIAALEQEKKAILDSVTAKSDAAAQEQKSAEQRSETAE
- the secF gene encoding protein translocase subunit SecF, translating into MTFFDASKLNIPFIKYRKILISISVVMIAASIALLATKGLNFGVDFTGGLVLQVEFEKPADVGAVRAALAKIGHGSATIQAFDDRTILLRFQAQDDEVRKAVLAVLGSDIGAYKVLRIDKIGPVVGGELRMQAVYSLTLALAAILVYMAYRFRFRFGAVAVAALMHDVIIMLGAYSLTGKEVSVTFIAAILTIAGYSLNDSIVVLDRVRENWSSVRSVGIDVLVNRSINQTLSRTVNTSLTTLLPIIAMYIWGGEVISNFAFAFLIGILAGTYSSICIAGGLLVTWYLRSPKY